A single region of the Syntrophotaleaceae bacterium genome encodes:
- the fdhD gene encoding formate dehydrogenase accessory sulfurtransferase FdhD → MEILDLRGVACPMNFIKIKLALEMLDDGETVEILLDDGEPVKNVPQSLKAEGHRLLGLNRKDDHYVLTVENNPRPEAGEGSIRNYNSTKITREGAEPATDPVMVEETVDLIVNGTRLASIVTTPDLHRELAVGYLVTEGAVKNGQGIQSIEEKANCVLLEIRSFEHFDHWHELRSSGWEINWDRPDEDVTVPLQQTFRIEVLLDSMRHLYDVTQDKTGGAHTASLVAADGTLKYKAVDIGRHNAIDKVVGMAVLNGDDLSQMFLVSSGRQPAGMVMKAARAGLPLIISKSAPISSGIDAARRSNVTLCCYATFEKTKVFSVPERISFDSVKDSFES, encoded by the coding sequence ATGGAAATACTGGACCTTCGCGGCGTCGCCTGCCCGATGAATTTCATAAAGATCAAGCTGGCTCTGGAAATGCTCGATGACGGGGAGACGGTGGAAATCCTGCTGGATGACGGCGAACCGGTCAAAAACGTTCCCCAAAGCCTGAAGGCCGAAGGTCATCGGCTGCTGGGCCTGAATAGGAAGGACGACCATTACGTCCTGACCGTGGAAAACAATCCCCGCCCCGAAGCTGGCGAAGGATCAATCCGGAACTACAACTCGACGAAAATCACCAGGGAGGGCGCAGAGCCGGCCACGGATCCGGTCATGGTGGAAGAAACCGTGGACCTGATCGTCAACGGTACCAGACTGGCATCCATAGTCACCACCCCCGATCTTCACCGGGAGTTGGCGGTCGGATACCTGGTCACGGAAGGTGCCGTAAAGAACGGACAAGGTATTCAGAGCATCGAGGAAAAGGCAAATTGTGTGCTCCTGGAGATCCGCTCCTTCGAGCATTTCGACCACTGGCATGAATTAAGGTCTTCCGGCTGGGAAATAAACTGGGACAGACCGGACGAGGACGTGACCGTCCCCCTCCAGCAGACATTCCGCATCGAGGTCCTTCTGGACAGCATGCGACACCTCTACGACGTAACCCAGGACAAAACCGGCGGCGCACACACCGCAAGCCTGGTTGCGGCAGACGGCACGCTCAAGTACAAGGCCGTTGACATCGGACGCCACAACGCCATTGACAAGGTGGTGGGAATGGCGGTCCTCAATGGCGATGACCTCTCCCAAATGTTCCTGGTCTCCTCGGGTCGGCAGCCGGCCGGCATGGTCATGAAGGCCGCCCGGGCAGGACTCCCTCTCATCATATCCAAATCGGCACCGATCAGTTCTGGCATCGATGCCGCCCGCAGGTCCAATGTCACCCTATGCTGCTACGCAACCTTTGAGAAAACCAAAGTTTTTTCCGTTCCGGAAAGGATATCGTTCGATTCTGTCAAAGATTCCTTTGAGTCATAG
- a CDS encoding aminotransferase class V-fold PLP-dependent enzyme, producing MNRNTYFDNAATSFPKPPAVAAAMTRYLNEVGGPYGRSAYSRALEVSRTVEGTRDLLAERMGAGNAERLVFTPNATYAINLVLQSVLGKGGRVLISPLEHNAVTRPLQALASRYGARFEIMPHGADGRVDPEHLASILTGDTVLVVVNHQSNVNGVIQPLREIRAKLGSVPLLVDASQSFGSIPLFADGWNLDFVAFTGHKALLGPTGVGGLFMRDPAGLDPLIYGGTGSASESFDMPGFAPDRFEAGTPNIAGIYGLHAALSEPTPCRHSREDFRRFITDLQSIPALRVLRANRFDDQGDVISLLQPGRDPAELARRLFADFGIETRVGLHCAPLAHRTLGTFPTGTLRVGVSPFHSTDDFSYFIEAVQKCL from the coding sequence ATGAATCGAAACACTTATTTCGACAACGCCGCCACCTCCTTTCCCAAACCCCCGGCCGTCGCTGCCGCCATGACCCGCTATCTGAACGAGGTGGGTGGCCCTTACGGCCGCAGCGCCTACTCTCGGGCCCTGGAGGTTTCCAGAACGGTCGAAGGAACGCGCGACCTGCTGGCCGAACGGATGGGGGCGGGGAATGCCGAACGGCTGGTATTCACTCCCAACGCCACTTACGCCATCAACCTCGTCCTGCAGAGCGTTCTCGGGAAAGGCGGCCGGGTCCTCATCTCGCCGCTGGAACACAATGCCGTCACCCGCCCTCTGCAGGCACTCGCTTCGCGATACGGGGCCCGTTTCGAGATCATGCCTCATGGTGCCGATGGCCGGGTGGATCCCGAGCATCTTGCTTCGATTCTGACAGGGGATACGGTGCTTGTGGTGGTCAATCACCAGTCCAATGTCAACGGAGTGATCCAGCCCTTGCGGGAAATCAGGGCAAAGCTTGGGTCCGTACCTCTGCTGGTCGATGCCAGCCAGTCCTTCGGATCGATCCCGCTCTTCGCCGACGGCTGGAACCTCGACTTTGTAGCCTTCACCGGGCACAAGGCTCTTCTCGGTCCCACGGGCGTCGGCGGCCTTTTCATGCGTGATCCAGCCGGTCTGGATCCCCTGATCTACGGCGGGACAGGGAGCGCATCCGAAAGCTTTGACATGCCCGGCTTCGCTCCCGACCGTTTCGAGGCGGGAACTCCCAATATCGCCGGCATCTACGGCCTCCATGCAGCCCTTTCGGAACCGACGCCATGCCGTCATTCCCGGGAGGATTTCAGACGCTTCATCACTGATCTTCAGAGCATCCCGGCTCTCAGGGTTCTGCGCGCGAACCGGTTCGACGACCAGGGGGATGTCATCTCCCTGCTGCAGCCTGGACGCGATCCTGCCGAACTTGCCCGCAGGTTGTTCGCCGATTTCGGCATCGAGACGCGGGTCGGACTTCATTGCGCTCCCCTCGCTCATCGGACCCTGGGAACCTTTCCCACAGGGACCCTGCGCGTCGGGGTCTCCCCGTTTCATTCGACCGACGACTTTTCTTATTTCATCGAGGCGGTGCAAAAATGCCTTTGA
- a CDS encoding glycosyltransferase: MGRKLSRKGGFLMFKLSLGVMAYNEEKNIGRLLNAVIEQKFCNDQLLEIFVVASGCTDRTAEIVQEFSHRDSRIKLLIQERREGKASAINLFLEHASGDIVLLESGDTIPDIGTFQLLVKPFYVENVGMTGAHPVPVNEEDTFVGFVVNLMWNLHHKVAMKTPKLGELVAFRNIVRAIPSDTAVDEASVEAIIRESGYELCYVPEAVVRNKGPENIKDFLKQRRRIAAGHKHLIQEKSYEVSTSNPLKILSFLLEEPPRGFKFTAWTVGAICLEAIGRFLGYYDFYIKKRNPYIWEIASSTKKLS; encoded by the coding sequence GTGGGTAGAAAGTTATCAAGAAAAGGCGGATTTTTGATGTTTAAACTTTCTCTAGGCGTCATGGCCTACAACGAGGAAAAAAATATTGGAAGATTGCTTAATGCAGTCATAGAACAAAAATTCTGCAATGACCAGTTGTTAGAAATTTTTGTGGTTGCTTCAGGCTGCACTGATCGGACGGCTGAAATAGTTCAGGAATTTTCCCATCGAGACAGTCGTATCAAGCTTCTGATTCAGGAACGAAGGGAAGGAAAAGCTTCTGCAATCAATCTCTTTCTTGAACATGCTTCCGGCGATATTGTTTTACTTGAAAGCGGTGATACAATTCCAGATATAGGTACTTTTCAACTTCTGGTCAAACCTTTTTATGTTGAGAATGTCGGTATGACTGGAGCCCATCCGGTCCCGGTCAATGAGGAAGATACCTTTGTCGGTTTTGTTGTAAATCTTATGTGGAATCTGCACCATAAAGTTGCAATGAAAACACCGAAACTTGGGGAACTCGTTGCATTCAGAAACATAGTAAGAGCCATACCCAGCGACACGGCTGTTGATGAGGCGAGTGTGGAAGCAATTATCCGGGAATCCGGATATGAACTCTGCTATGTGCCAGAAGCTGTTGTTCGCAACAAAGGGCCGGAAAATATTAAAGATTTTCTTAAGCAGCGAAGGCGTATCGCTGCAGGCCACAAGCATTTGATTCAGGAAAAGAGCTATGAGGTGAGCACGTCCAATCCACTGAAAATACTTAGTTTTCTGCTTGAGGAGCCTCCCCGAGGCTTTAAATTCACGGCTTGGACTGTCGGCGCTATTTGTCTTGAGGCCATTGGACGCTTTTTAGGGTACTACGACTTCTATATCAAAAAGCGGAATCCTTATATTTGGGAAATAGCATCGTCCACGAAAAAGCTG
- the prxU gene encoding thioredoxin-dependent peroxiredoxin (Most members of this family contain a selenocysteine.): MSKKPKVGCARPTGGLVGPSEAAGQQGEIQQAMEPKKEVNMLRLGKEAPDFTAPAYHKGDFTAVRLSDYLGKWVVLCLYPGDFTFVUATEIAAVAANYKKFQELGVEVLTMSIDSVFVHKMWNDNEISKMVEGGVPFPMLSDAGGKVGTAFGAYDEEAGVENRGRFIIDPDGVIQAYEVLSPPVGRNVAETLRQIQAFQLIRATDGAEATPSGWKPGKLTLKLGPDLVGRVWEVWSTDMESE; encoded by the coding sequence ATGAGCAAAAAGCCCAAGGTGGGATGTGCCCGACCGACCGGTGGCCTGGTGGGGCCGTCGGAAGCGGCTGGGCAGCAAGGTGAAATCCAGCAGGCAATGGAACCCAAAAAGGAGGTGAATATGCTACGGCTTGGAAAGGAAGCCCCTGATTTTACCGCACCGGCTTATCACAAAGGGGATTTCACGGCTGTCAGACTCTCGGATTATCTCGGGAAATGGGTCGTTCTGTGCCTGTATCCAGGCGATTTCACCTTTGTCTGAGCGACCGAAATTGCGGCGGTCGCCGCTAATTACAAAAAGTTTCAGGAACTCGGGGTCGAAGTGCTGACGATGAGTATCGACAGTGTCTTTGTTCACAAAATGTGGAACGACAACGAGATTTCGAAAATGGTGGAAGGTGGAGTTCCTTTCCCCATGCTCTCCGACGCAGGCGGAAAGGTGGGAACCGCTTTCGGGGCCTATGACGAGGAGGCCGGGGTTGAAAATCGCGGCAGATTCATCATCGATCCGGATGGTGTTATCCAGGCCTACGAAGTCCTCAGTCCTCCAGTAGGCCGAAATGTCGCCGAGACGCTGCGTCAGATCCAGGCCTTCCAGCTCATCAGGGCGACCGATGGGGCCGAAGCGACCCCCTCGGGTTGGAAACCTGGAAAACTGACCCTCAAACTGGGACCGGATCTCGTGGGAAGGGTGTGGGAAGTCTGGAGTACCGACATGGAATCCGAATAA
- the selD gene encoding selenide, water dikinase SelD has protein sequence MPLNNDILLLFTSTRTVIKAEECLRNNGIDCKVVPVPKDISSECGMAISLPEAVGRRAETLLAQNGLEARVHAPAGSRPLFDLLSTVEQGGCSAKLPPHILFDAIGRLSANTDPNLLVGIGTGDDAGVYRLTDEIAIIETTDFFPPICSDPFDFGQIAAANALSDVYAMGGKVLTAMNLVMFPAEGIPFEVLHEIIRGGQEKINEAGGTLVGGHSIADTPPKYGLAVTGIVHPQRLIDNAKAEPGQTLILTKAIGTGILVAGRRLDQATDADYGRALDSMKQLNRIAAEIMQEFEIRAATDVTGFGLLGHALNIAKASGICIEIDTEKIPTLPGALELLETGCIPGACFRNLTHIEAFTEFAPGLPYSRKMLALDPQTSGGILLCAPTDKADDILAALLARGCPASAIIGRTTVLGTKHLVVK, from the coding sequence ATGCCTTTGAACAACGATATACTGCTGCTCTTCACCTCTACGCGCACGGTCATCAAGGCCGAGGAGTGCCTGCGGAACAACGGTATCGACTGCAAGGTGGTACCGGTGCCCAAGGACATCTCCTCCGAGTGCGGCATGGCCATCTCCCTGCCCGAGGCCGTAGGCAGGCGTGCTGAAACACTGCTGGCGCAAAACGGTTTGGAAGCGCGGGTTCACGCGCCTGCCGGAAGCCGCCCCCTTTTCGATCTGCTGAGCACCGTCGAACAGGGTGGCTGCTCAGCCAAACTTCCGCCGCACATCCTGTTCGATGCCATCGGCCGACTGTCGGCCAACACCGATCCCAACCTGCTGGTGGGGATCGGCACCGGCGATGACGCCGGCGTTTACCGGTTGACGGACGAAATCGCCATCATCGAAACCACCGACTTTTTCCCGCCGATCTGCTCGGACCCCTTCGATTTCGGCCAGATCGCTGCGGCCAACGCCCTCAGCGACGTCTACGCTATGGGCGGAAAAGTTTTGACCGCCATGAACCTCGTCATGTTTCCCGCCGAAGGCATACCCTTCGAAGTGCTGCACGAGATCATCCGCGGCGGTCAGGAGAAAATCAACGAGGCCGGCGGCACGCTGGTGGGCGGCCACAGCATAGCCGACACTCCTCCCAAATACGGCCTGGCGGTGACGGGCATCGTCCATCCCCAACGCCTGATCGATAACGCCAAGGCAGAACCGGGCCAGACCCTCATTCTCACCAAGGCGATCGGCACCGGAATTCTGGTGGCAGGCAGACGGCTGGACCAGGCAACCGACGCCGACTACGGCCGGGCACTCGATTCCATGAAACAGCTCAACCGCATTGCCGCGGAAATCATGCAGGAGTTCGAGATTCGCGCCGCGACGGACGTTACCGGTTTCGGGCTTTTGGGGCATGCCCTCAACATTGCAAAGGCGAGCGGCATCTGCATCGAGATCGATACGGAGAAAATCCCCACTTTGCCTGGGGCCCTCGAACTTCTCGAGACCGGCTGTATCCCCGGTGCCTGTTTTCGCAACCTGACCCATATCGAGGCTTTCACCGAATTCGCCCCTGGCCTCCCCTATTCACGCAAAATGCTTGCCCTCGACCCACAGACCTCCGGCGGCATCCTGCTTTGCGCCCCCACCGATAAAGCAGACGATATTCTGGCCGCCCTCCTGGCGCGAGGCTGCCCGGCCTCGGCCATCATTGGCAGGACGACCGTGCTGGGGACAAAACATCTGGTGGTCAAATAA
- a CDS encoding polyprenol monophosphomannose synthase — translation MNIYIVIPTYNEAENIERLFEQIFSCHPDFNIIVVDDNSPDGTGQIADTIASRDRRVNVIHRPKKAGLGTAYVRGFQEALARGADLVFEMDADLSHGVGYLKDFLTAINKADVVIGSRYKDGVRVEGWRFRRLLLSKLANMYVSYIMVKPVWDFTAGFRCYRRQVLETINLEKVRSDGYAFQIEMTYLAFKHGFRVVEIPIIFKERDRGSSKISRNVVWEAIWLTLRCRAPLIEVIKHLPFLFKDYREWVESYQEKADF, via the coding sequence ATGAACATATATATTGTTATTCCTACATACAATGAAGCCGAAAATATTGAAAGGTTATTTGAACAAATATTTTCCTGCCATCCTGATTTCAATATTATCGTGGTCGACGATAATTCACCGGATGGAACAGGTCAAATAGCCGATACTATCGCGTCACGGGACCGCCGGGTCAATGTAATCCACCGCCCCAAAAAGGCTGGTCTTGGCACTGCTTATGTGAGGGGGTTTCAGGAAGCCCTTGCCAGGGGGGCCGATCTTGTCTTTGAAATGGATGCTGATCTTTCTCATGGAGTTGGATATCTCAAGGATTTTTTGACAGCTATAAATAAAGCAGATGTTGTAATCGGTAGTCGATATAAGGATGGCGTCAGGGTAGAAGGGTGGCGGTTTCGAAGACTTCTTCTCAGTAAACTGGCAAATATGTATGTTTCCTATATCATGGTCAAACCAGTATGGGATTTTACTGCAGGTTTTAGATGTTATCGAAGGCAAGTGTTGGAGACCATAAACCTGGAAAAAGTTCGATCGGATGGATATGCTTTTCAAATAGAAATGACTTATCTTGCGTTCAAGCATGGATTCCGGGTAGTAGAAATTCCAATTATCTTTAAAGAACGCGATCGCGGGTCTTCCAAGATTTCTCGAAATGTTGTTTGGGAAGCCATCTGGTTGACGCTAAGATGTAGAGCGCCTCTCATTGAGGTCATCAAACATCTCCCATTTTTGTTCAAGGATTACCGTGAGTGGGTAGAAAGTTATCAAGAAAAGGCGGATTTTTGA
- the yedF gene encoding sulfurtransferase-like selenium metabolism protein YedF — translation MADQTLDARGLACPQPLMLTKKTLETMRQGESLRVLIDNEISRDNLIRFLQDHQMTPAVSSEGGTFTLEVKKADAAPLGDAALYCAPAPVRPSGGLVIVVSHNGMGTGSEELGKILLQACLNTVREVSPLPSAILCYNSGVFAVVQGAPSVQALAELEKQGVKVLVCGTCVDYFDLKSRVATGTISNMYDILGQLSTAARIITL, via the coding sequence ATGGCAGACCAAACGCTTGATGCTCGCGGGCTCGCCTGCCCGCAACCGTTAATGCTGACGAAAAAGACGCTGGAAACAATGCGGCAGGGCGAAAGTCTCCGGGTTCTGATCGATAACGAGATCTCCCGGGACAATCTGATCCGGTTTCTGCAGGATCACCAAATGACTCCCGCTGTCTCCTCGGAAGGCGGAACATTTACCCTGGAGGTGAAAAAAGCCGATGCGGCCCCCCTTGGAGATGCAGCCCTCTACTGTGCACCGGCGCCAGTCAGGCCTTCTGGCGGACTGGTGATCGTCGTCAGTCACAACGGCATGGGGACCGGATCGGAAGAGTTGGGCAAGATTCTCCTGCAGGCCTGTCTGAACACAGTCCGGGAAGTATCCCCTCTCCCCTCGGCCATCCTGTGCTACAATTCCGGTGTTTTTGCGGTGGTCCAGGGAGCCCCGTCGGTTCAGGCACTTGCCGAACTCGAGAAGCAGGGTGTCAAGGTTCTGGTATGCGGCACCTGCGTCGATTACTTCGATCTCAAAAGCAGGGTCGCCACCGGCACCATTTCCAACATGTACGACATCCTGGGGCAGCTTTCGACCGCGGCCAGGATCATAACCTTGTAA
- a CDS encoding selenium metabolism-associated LysR family transcriptional regulator, whose product MNLKQLEVFIAVAESGSFSRAADVSFLTQSTVSQHISALEKEFDLKLLDRTGKGALLTEAGKLFLKHARRVTAESREVSQAMNRFRGLEEVTVRIGGSNIPACYVLPPCIPTFRERFPGVFVTVLQGDSKETLERLKRDEVELALVGTRFEEKEVVYTPLVHDRISLMVPAAHRWSGKPSISIDDLVHEPLIFRESGSGTARALTDELIKAGYALEHFRTNMCLGSNEAIKQAILSGAGVSFLSEVSVKKECVRGEMVQVKVQGLEIIRYFYLATCAGRDLAPAARAFIDNLLERFS is encoded by the coding sequence ATGAATTTAAAGCAACTTGAAGTCTTCATCGCCGTTGCCGAATCCGGAAGTTTTTCCCGGGCGGCCGATGTGTCGTTTCTTACCCAATCGACCGTGAGCCAGCATATTTCCGCTCTCGAAAAGGAGTTTGACCTGAAACTCCTGGACCGGACCGGAAAAGGGGCGCTCCTCACCGAAGCCGGGAAACTGTTTTTGAAACATGCCCGCCGGGTCACTGCGGAATCCCGCGAAGTTTCCCAGGCGATGAATCGTTTCCGGGGGCTCGAGGAGGTTACCGTAAGGATAGGGGGGAGCAATATCCCTGCCTGTTACGTGCTGCCTCCCTGTATCCCGACCTTTCGCGAACGCTTTCCCGGAGTCTTCGTCACGGTCCTGCAGGGCGACAGCAAGGAAACGCTGGAGCGCCTGAAGCGTGACGAGGTGGAACTGGCTCTGGTTGGAACGCGTTTTGAGGAAAAGGAAGTCGTTTATACGCCCCTGGTCCACGACAGGATTTCGCTGATGGTGCCGGCGGCGCACCGCTGGAGTGGAAAGCCCTCCATTTCTATAGATGATCTCGTCCATGAGCCGCTGATATTTCGGGAGTCCGGTTCCGGAACGGCCAGGGCGCTGACAGATGAACTGATCAAGGCCGGTTATGCCCTGGAACATTTCAGGACAAACATGTGCCTCGGCAGCAACGAGGCGATCAAACAGGCGATTCTGAGCGGTGCCGGAGTCTCCTTTCTTTCGGAAGTATCGGTTAAAAAGGAGTGCGTCCGCGGGGAGATGGTCCAGGTCAAGGTTCAGGGGCTCGAAATCATCCGTTATTTCTATCTGGCAACCTGTGCAGGCCGGGACTTGGCGCCTGCCGCCCGGGCTTTCATCGACAATCTTCTCGAACGTTTTTCGTAA
- the selB gene encoding selenocysteine-specific translation elongation factor: MKHLILGTAGHIDHGKTSLVKALTGIDTDRLKEEKERGITIELGFAHLELPGVQFGIVDVPGHEKFVRTMVAGVGGMDLVMLVIAADEGIMPQTREHLEICQLLGVKNGIVALAKSDMVDEEWLDLVTEEVREYLSGSFLAEAPLVPVSSKTGAGLDNLRAALVALAGEIPEKSTAGPFRLPVDRVFSVAGFGTVVTGTLLSGEMTIGDEVEILPSALTSRIRSLETHAKKSDKGSAGQRVAVNLQGIEHADVARGHVVVPREVYKVTRTVDARLDYLSSAARELRHRATLRLHSATYEVPAQIILLDRDTLAPGESAFVQLRLKSPVLLLPDDFFILRSYSPQITVGGGRVIDPGPPRRRRRSSQALELLNALHEGEDAEKLLLLVQESLLSGLSWEDLLIRSGLPLPHAEAALAGLLSQGKIVQVLRKPRIFLSPEAFESLKELLIDGVEKYILENPHKEGIGKEELKARIPARSDLRFFSLVLHALEKEGRVVVERELVKKPGHKPFAATDLADLLAKLEQALQQGGMEPPTIKELCELVGGGEKSVLDHLNLLAREGRLIKVKADLFYAPEPMRKLQETLIAFLKEKQEITPPQFREITGLSRKYMIPLFEFFDQEKITLRVGDKRVLRKR, translated from the coding sequence ATGAAACACCTTATTCTCGGTACCGCCGGCCACATCGATCATGGCAAAACCTCCCTCGTCAAGGCGTTGACCGGCATCGATACCGATCGTCTGAAGGAAGAAAAGGAGAGGGGCATCACCATCGAGCTGGGCTTTGCTCACCTCGAACTGCCCGGCGTCCAGTTCGGCATCGTGGATGTGCCGGGACACGAGAAGTTCGTGCGGACCATGGTGGCGGGGGTGGGCGGCATGGACCTGGTCATGCTGGTCATCGCGGCGGACGAGGGGATCATGCCGCAAACCCGCGAACATCTGGAAATCTGCCAGTTGCTCGGGGTGAAAAACGGCATAGTGGCCCTTGCCAAATCGGATATGGTGGACGAGGAATGGCTGGACCTCGTCACGGAGGAGGTGCGCGAATATCTGTCCGGCAGTTTTCTGGCCGAGGCTCCCCTGGTCCCGGTTTCCTCCAAAACCGGCGCAGGCCTCGACAACCTCCGTGCAGCCCTTGTTGCCCTTGCCGGGGAGATACCGGAAAAATCGACCGCGGGTCCCTTTCGCCTGCCTGTTGACCGGGTGTTCTCCGTGGCGGGTTTCGGTACCGTAGTCACCGGCACTCTGCTCTCCGGAGAAATGACGATCGGCGACGAGGTGGAGATTTTGCCCTCCGCTCTCACCTCCCGTATCCGCAGCCTGGAAACCCATGCCAAAAAATCCGATAAGGGGTCTGCCGGGCAGCGGGTTGCCGTCAATCTGCAGGGGATCGAACATGCCGATGTTGCCCGGGGCCATGTAGTGGTCCCCCGCGAGGTCTATAAGGTGACCCGTACGGTGGATGCGCGTCTCGACTACCTCTCTTCAGCAGCCAGGGAATTGCGTCACCGCGCCACGCTCAGGCTCCATTCCGCCACTTACGAAGTTCCCGCCCAGATCATCCTGCTCGATCGCGACACCCTTGCTCCCGGGGAGAGCGCCTTTGTCCAACTGCGATTGAAAAGCCCGGTACTGCTCCTTCCCGATGATTTTTTCATCCTTCGCAGCTACTCCCCCCAGATCACCGTCGGCGGCGGCCGGGTGATCGATCCCGGTCCCCCCCGCCGCCGGAGGCGCTCCTCCCAGGCCCTCGAACTCCTCAACGCTCTGCATGAAGGGGAAGACGCTGAAAAGCTGCTGTTGCTTGTTCAAGAGAGCCTGTTGTCCGGCCTGAGCTGGGAAGACCTCCTGATTCGCAGCGGCCTGCCGCTGCCACATGCCGAGGCGGCTCTTGCCGGCCTCCTGTCACAAGGGAAGATCGTTCAGGTTTTGCGTAAGCCGAGGATTTTCCTGTCGCCGGAAGCCTTCGAAAGTCTCAAGGAACTGCTGATCGACGGGGTGGAAAAATATATCCTTGAAAACCCCCATAAAGAGGGGATCGGTAAGGAAGAGCTGAAGGCCCGTATCCCGGCGCGAAGCGATCTGCGCTTCTTTTCCCTGGTGCTGCACGCCTTGGAGAAGGAAGGGAGGGTCGTCGTGGAGCGGGAGCTGGTCAAGAAGCCAGGCCATAAGCCCTTTGCCGCAACCGACCTCGCCGACCTTCTGGCGAAGCTGGAACAGGCTCTTCAACAAGGGGGTATGGAACCGCCGACAATCAAGGAATTGTGCGAGTTGGTGGGCGGCGGTGAGAAAAGTGTCCTCGATCACTTGAATCTCCTGGCCCGCGAGGGGCGGTTGATCAAGGTCAAGGCTGATCTCTTTTACGCACCCGAACCGATGCGGAAGCTGCAGGAAACCTTGATCGCGTTTCTCAAAGAAAAACAGGAAATCACCCCTCCCCAATTCAGGGAGATTACCGGACTTTCCCGCAAGTACATGATTCCCCTTTTCGAATTTTTCGACCAGGAAAAGATCACTCTCCGGGTGGGCGATAAAAGGGTGTTGAGAAAGCGATAG